The DNA region GTCATGTCAGTCCCAGCCCTGACCTACGCTGCCCCACATGCTTTTGTCCAACTCGGAAGCACATACTACTCCACTTACAGCCCGGATCACGTCACACACAATCTGCCTGGAAGAAGACGATGTCGCTACGGCCCACAGCTACCCAGCAAAGGCAACTTCCCGAAAGGCGTGGGCACACTTGGACAAGTGTGGGCGTGGCCACATGCGGAGTGCGCCGGTGATTGGTTACCCCACGCATCACATGGCAATAAAGGGGCATGGGGCTGAGAGAGCCCTGTTGTCATGCGCTGCTGCTTCTCCGTCTGAAAAGACCTTTACCTGCAGGCAAGGAAGTGAGTTTCCAAGTGTCAACCGTAAGGCAAAAACTATAAAATTAACACtctgggggaaaaaacacaTCAATATAAAATCTACAATTGTAACAGATTATCATTGAGGTTTTTCTCACAGAGacaatgtaattaaaataattttagaCTCCCATGTTCTTTGCTAATTTATCTGGATTTTTgatttatttctgtttattttctcaTTGGTGGGTTTTGTAGCTTGTGGAAAATGATGCTTAGAGGTTAAAAAGATTTTGTATCCATTTGTTAAGTCCAGTTTCTGAGTGAAATTAAGACTTGGTTATAAACTGCTCCTACAGCTCCGTAAACATGTAAATATGAAGAAATTACAGTTATTTGCTTTTTATATTAATCACAAGTAATGTAAATATAATAGTTttcatatacatttttaaaaattaattatatatatagatatatatatatatgaatgtttGGCATATATGCATAGCTAACCACCGGTGAAATATGGTGAGAaacttttattatttatatgaaCTATAAAATTGAGGATGATTTGCACAAAACAAGGTGCTAACAAacccatccattgtctaaaaaGCTTGCACTCCCCTGTCCACACAGCTGACTCACCTCAGCCCGGTCTAAAGAAAGCTGGTCATTCCTATTAGCTTCTGCTATGCCGCGTCTCCCTTGGTCAGAACAATACCTTACTGTACACGTCTTAGCATACAGACTGTGGTCCCACTCAGGCAGTAGGAAGCACCGGTATCTGTGTTTTGTGCGCCCTCTGGTGGCCAggttaatctctctctctctctctctctctctctctctctctctctctctctctctctctctctctgcgttTCCCTCCATTTACGAGTCGAGTGTCTTTTTTCGGTGGCTGACAGCTGTTCACCAAAGCTCACTGCCAACGGACTTGTTTCCTTGTAATGCAGGCCCTCCGTGAAGGTAGTGATGCTGAGCCCTTTGCGGTGGAGACTGAGGTGGAGCACCACCAAGCCCAGTTATCGGTCTGGGAAATGGGCCATACTGTTGCGCAAACGACACTCAGAAAACAACGATGGAAGTTCATTTAAAACATCAGTCTGATTTTAGCAACGCTGGATATTTTGTTCCTGAATAACAAGAGTTTCAGAAGGCAAAACACGCGGATGACGTTGTGGTAAACAGGCGAGTGCGAGTGAAGTGGACCGTGctcatttaattttaattttaattaaaaggtCAGCTTCAGCTAGATCTGTCCAGCATCCACTTATGTCTAGGTACAATTTAGGGAGAAGAGGACTACACTGATCACTTGAGTCCAGTGAGCTTCAGAAACGTCACACTCGGCTGAGAGTTAAGCCGACATTAAAACGTCAATGAAATCACACAGCGTACTTCTCAGCGCTCTGCTGGACCGGAGCTTGTGCAACAGAAACGCGGAACTTTCATGAATCTTCTGCTGAACACCTTTTCCCCACCATGCAGGAAACGCTAAATAGTTTCCCTTCATAGACATTAAGTGTTTTGGAGGATAGACATGGTGCGATAATTgttgtaaagaaaaaaaaaagggaaaaaaatgtgcCAAAAGTGTTGGACTTTCGATTTTCtctgcatttaaaaatatttctgttGAAATAGCTTCTAAACGATCAGGACTAGCACTGCAGCGCCCCCTCCTGAAATTGTCGAGTACTACTGACACCTGCTAATATAATTTACTGTATGTACAGAATTCGTTTTAGCTTATTTTATTGGTGGGTTTTCTGTAAAggagtgtatatatacatatacacacacacacgcatataaaATTACGTTCTTGTGTGGGGTTTTTCACAAACAATTTTATCGATATTATCAGATATTATGACGTGTTGAGGCATCTTTTGTTTGAAGTACAATTGCGGTTTCGCGGATTTGACAGTCATAGACGGAAGTGGATCGCCCTGCTGCTCTCCcaagcccccgccccccccagcccatgaGAGCCCAGCGTGGGCCCAGAGGAGCAAAATGTAGCTACTGTCTGCTTTTAAGGTGTCGGCGACATGCTCCTTCCGCGTCATTTAATGGCTTTCATGCTCATGCAAAcaactggcaaaaaaaaacgtaaaaaaTACATCTGTCATATACATCTTCTTTAAGCTTGATTCACTTCGTCAGTCTCATTGTAAAACTACAAAGCACAAAATGAACAGCAAAGATGCCAAACTTGAGGATCCCACTTGACAGTATACCAGGGTGGGTATTGGGTCGTTATTCAGACGGCTGCGTGACGTTCGGAGGTTTCTTCTCTTGCACTGTGAGCCGAGGTCGCGGGCTGGTCGACCTGGTGTTTCTCACCGGCCGGTCAGACCTGCACCCAGGGCCTCTGTAGACTTCCTTGCACTTTGTCCGTACAGCCCACCAGACGGTACCTCCAGCGTGAGGGCGGTTTGCTCCTCCCGATTGGCTGAGGAGTGAAGGTCGTTAAACCTGATTGAGTTTCCCCTGGGTCATAGTGTCAGACTTGAAGACGGAGCAAGCAAAAATGTGGTTATGAAAAGTGTGATAAGTGACGTTGTGAAATTTGAGGCTTTGAAGGaaggtgtgtagaaacacaAGAGGCATGACTGTAATAAAGTTACGATTGATTAAAGGAAAAGTGCTATCAGTACTCTTGTCATTCCTGAATTCAGCTACTTGAAATAAAATGTCTGATCTGTGATGGAAGCCAATTTAAAACGAATATATCCTTTGTATTCAGACGGTCCTTAAAAGACGACTACAGCCCAATACAGAATTGTCTTTGTTTTTATTGACCTTTCACCTGCAAGTGGAATGAAGACATGACATAAACAAATGAAATGCACACATTCAGAACTGATGACATCTTGTGTGGTAACGTTTAGGACACAGACAGTGTTCTCTCCGCGGTCAGACCTGGCTGTTATTTTAGACACACATGCAGAATATTTTTTTCACCTCTAGTTCAGTGATAATTTCAGCGCGACGCCTTAGTTTGTATCTCGATAAACCGTGACAAGGATTCCAACACTGACATTTGAAGAGTATACTATGTATCACATGCAACACTGGATTCTAATTCTTTAGTCAATAACATGTCAGATTGAAAGCTGGCCATTGAAATGAAGAAGTACtgcttaaaaacaatgataaagGTTCAATTACACACAAGAGAGATTCCAGCACAGTGAGGCAGTAAGTTATTACTGTTAGGAAGACAACTATACATAACTGTGTGTAAAACCAAACAGGTGCCCGCCTCCACGTTTCAGCATAGAACACAGTATTATTGTCTTTTATTGTAGGGTTACTGAAATCCTGTTACAGCATGATCCCATTTATCGTTAGATTATCTTTTTTTAATCAAAGTCatcaataaatattaaaacgaCTTTATGCCGAAATTTATCTCAAAAATCTATTCCTTGGTATTTTCGGACtgcgaatgaatgaatgttcaaTGTCTGCACCCTGACCGGCTGAATGTATTAGTGAACCCGGCTTGTTAGTCTGTTAAATTAAGGCCCATTATATTGAGGAAGGAATCCAGAGATTTTGCAAGTAAGAAGCAAAAACGATTTCTTTTCAACTAAGTTTCACTGTTCATCAGCTATGttattatataaatattcaAAAACCATAATTCTCGCTGGGCCTTTGTATCTATTATTTACATCAAGAATCATATTTTCAAAGTATTTCTGCGGCTGTTTAATTTTTCATAGAAAATCATTTTATAACTGTCTGAACAACAGATCCCAGTGCCATTAAGACTAAGAAATAATCAGAACCAAGTAAGAgtttctggattttttttaacattctaCAAGACAATAAATCGAAAcgaaaatattacattttccaaaccattcTAGCTGACCAtcagtatttttaaaatatgtgaTTACTATGTAATTTTGTCATCTTTGTTTTTACCAGTGATATCATTAATTAAAAGAATAAACACACTAAAAATACATCATAATTGATCTTTGTGGAGAAATCCTTTTCATGTCTCCCCCAGCTTACGCTTTGTGGATGATCTACATGTAACATAACCTCACTGTAGACAACAGCAAgctggcagtgaagggcagccacccacagcagcacccagggagctgggggttaagggtccggctcaaggacccactgatcacagacacagaggcttagctcACAGAGGCTTAGCTCCCTGAGATACACACCACCCCCTAAACACAATAAGACATTGATGTTGTAGcttgttttaaaaataattagacTGATAGTCTACAATAAATGAACCTCACAAAATGAGTAATATGTTAATGAATACAGATGGGTAattagaaaaacagaaacaatgcAGTTTTCATTTGTTTGACATCAAAGACTAAAGTAATTCATCTCTGTTAGGGACTTTTTTGCTGAATAGACTATTGACTACAATCCATTTCACTTTGGTATAAAATTACCAGTTACAAATCAGAACATAGTAGTCTGCGTTCTGTGAGAATATGGTTAGGGTGTTGTTTAGATGGTGCGTCTGCTTGGCGTCAGATTGTTTGTTTTCTTGCCGAAAAAGCCTCACAACAGTAATGCTGAGAATTCCTCCATAAGCATGCGGATGGATAGTTTGTCCTTACAGTCTGTCTCATTGCATCCCGGCCGTGTGCATTGGAGGGTTATGTCACCTGCATCCTTAAGGACGGGTGACAAGCACTCATGTCCTTTGTCCGTTGAGCACTGGGGGTAAAGAAACGTCCTCATCAAAGGCTTTATGTCCCTAATTCAAAGTCACCTTTTTGTAAGCGATGATGTTCAGATACACAGACCCCACAGGTGTAAGATCAGCTGTCAAACGCTGTGATATTTACACAACATTATATCATgtaataaatccatccattttccaaaccgcttatcctaccgggtcgcggggggtccggagcctatcccggaagcattgggcatgaggcagggaacaacccaggatggggggccagcccatcgcagggcacactcacacaccacccactctcacacatgcacacctacgggcaatttagcaactccaattagcctcagcatgtttttggactgtggggggaaaccggagtaatcCGGAGGAAATGTATAATTAAATTATTGTTCTGTTGTCATTTTCCTTTGTTAAATCTTAGCTATTAAAaagaatcaaatcaaatcaaaaaactttatttgtccccaAGGGACAATTTGagacaaataaagttttttgattTGATTCTTTTTAATAGCTAAGATTTAACAAAGGAAAATGACAATTTGAAAATTAATGAAACATTAATTACACTAGACTTTTACACTATTATACAGTTGacacattttattgttttaccACAAGAGTAGAAAGATAAGGTCCCGACCTGTAATAACATTCAGGTACGTACACAACTGTACACGTTTgtgcaaatttaaaaaaaaacaaatgacagGACAACCAAGTTCGAACCAAAATAGTTCTGTTTCACAGTAGACAAAATGGTAACAGACAGACTCTTTCTAAAACTCAACAGACAGCCCCTAATGTGACCTTTTTACTCCCTGTTACATTCGCTAGTCATACGAATCTTTGGGTATGATGACTGACGATATCGGAGAAGTCGCACGGTATAATGTGCAGCCTGATACACATCAGATACAAACACGCCAGTGATCTTACATAGAAATGTCATTGAAGTGCGGTGCATCTAGTTCAACTCTATTGGAGACTTCATTACAGCACATTCCTCTACCCGGTGCCCAAGGTCTCCGCACGGCTTCTGAAAACACAGAACCTACACTGTCTATAATGGATAATTATTCAGTGTTTGGGCTGGCTTGGTGGTGTATTATTTGTCTGTTACAAATAAAGAAGAAACAGGCCAGGAAGTGGCACATCCTCATTTGGCCTTGCACATGTGTTGTGACCCATATTCCTTTTGAGTCCCTCACCTTTGTTTCTGACCTAATAAATACTCAGTGTGCGTGTCCAGGAAGTCTCCGGAGGACAGACAGCTCCTGCGGACGAATCAAGCAACCAGCTAGGGCATATTAGCGTACAACATAATGGCTACCGCAGCACTGTGGAGATGAACGGACGGGAGGACGGATGGACGGATGTGCGATAAACAGCTCCCCTGTCTCTTCAAGAGGCTGCCCAGGAGCATCCAGATGAGGGAACCTCAAGCAAGCTGCTGGTCCATCTCCTGGAGAAGATCATCCTCCTTATCTGAGGTACTTTCTTTCTTCTCTAGTTCAAAGTTCTGCTTAGTAAAGAACAAGTCCATGCATTATAAAGCATATTCCGATGAAAAAGGTGTAAACTGCACAACAAAAACAGACTAACGTTTCCCAAACCATCATAAAATTAACCTGAACCACCATTTTGGAAAATGATCTGGAAAAAGTcttaatatttaataaataatttttcatgcaaAATTAAAATGAGTGCGTAATTAATTAATGTAGACTATTTTACGAATGTGTTAAACAAACACTTTTAAAGTCCGTTTAGACTTAAGTTCATAAGATGATTTAGTTCTGTTGATTGTAATTGACATCGGCACCTCTAATTCCTGCAGAACCTCGTCCATGAAATCACTGGAGTTCTGCTTGTAGGACATGGCCAGCTTGATGGCATCCTTGAACAGCTGTTGGGAAAATAAGCTGTAAATCACCTCAATGCGGTTTAGGAGAAAGTCTTACCGTAGAGGCTAACTCGCTATGTCTGAATGTGGCGTATTGCACTGGCCATTACAATAAACGGCGCAAGAGGGAAACGATTCAGCCGGACATAAAACACAAATCAAACCTCCTTGGCGTTTCGGTTTTACCTTCACAACGTTGGTTCCATCAGCGGCGGAAACATAATATAGAGGTAGGCCCTGTTTCTTTGCGAAATTGAAGTTTCTCTGAGTTACCTTCATATCAGCTAGAACAAAACAGAGCAGAaaactgatttatttttccatccTCCTGCTGATTTCCGCCCGAGGTAAATACAACTGCCGTTCCTGCTGTTTGCAGTTATTGTGGTGGGAAAACTCAGAGGCACTGCATTCATCCAGCACTGATTACTGAGGTTATCAGCAAAACATGCCTGCTGATTCGTGTCTTCGTGTCACCCTGCcagttctccatgttgtgtgACATATATACAGCGTCTCTACTGAACTTTAGAGAGAACCACGAAGCAGCCATAGCTTAGACATACCTAGATCCAAATACATAACGTTTTGTTCCAGTGGACATTTGTAAGACAGATATTCAAACATCCAAAAAATTTCCCAAAGTGGCTTCTTAAAATTACCAGTACCGTAAAAGAGACGTTCAGTTAAGCAGCTCAACGTACCGTCTATTTTGTTTGCGACCACTATACAGGGAATCTCTGGCCGGTATTCCCTAAGCTCTCTATACCAGTTCGTAAGGTTTTTATACGTGATCTTCCTCTGAACGTCAAACACCTGCAGGGGGTTAAAAGAACGTCAACACAGTAGCAAACCTAAACAAATACATTCAGAGTACTTTCCCCTCATCACCGGGGATTCTGAGTACCATGTATTCTAGAAAGATGAATGATGATGGAAATACAAACATAATACAGAAAAGCAGCTGGGGCTGGGATTTAGAGGACAAAACGACATCACTCACCATGATGCATGCATGGGCCTTGTGGTAATAGGATGGGTGCATGCTCTGAAACCGCTCCTGTCCCGCCGTGTCCCAAAAATCTGTGGGCAGACGAGCGCCTTTAGACTGCAGCCATTCCAGACAAGTTTGTTCAGCTGAAAAAGATGTCACAGACCTACCTACTAGTACTGTCTTCCCATCAATTGCGGTGGAGTATTTGTAGAGTGTCAGAGCATACGTGGACAGCTGTTGGGGTCGACTGCAGACCATGTTAAGGAtttgaaaatcacagcaggttATATAGTGACATACACTCGCAGCTCAGGGATAAGGGCCCTGCTCAGGGGCCCCAATAGTGACATCATTCGGCcaatcatgggatttgaactagtgaccttctgatcacagacacctaACCTACTgtaccacacactgcccccatcaCAACTACAACGTTTAAGAAATTTTAGTACTCAGTAACATTAAAATAACCTGGAGGACAGTGCACATTCGTAATTAATTTTGCGTACACCAGTTAATATCACAGTTAATGACTAATGGCTGAAGACACCGAACAAAGCAGGAAAGTAAAAGTTCGTAAAGGATGCTATCCGTCCATGAGGAATCTCTCCATTAACCTAAAAGCAAATGCAAACGCATTCGATTAGTTCGTGCacgtaaaacaaacatttagtTTAGTTTGAAACCGTTTCAGTAAATttaaccaaccaaccaaccatccatccatccatctgtctatccatccatccatcttccaattgGTTATCGAGAAATGCTAATTGATTAAAACTGGTATCCATTAGACTGCTGcttcctgggattggctccaggctgCTGGGAACCAGTTTAAATCAGCTTGCAGTTTAGCACCTGCGCTTGTCGGTCGCTGGGGAGAAGCAACGCAGTAGCGTAAGCAGTAGCTCCCCACATGTGCTCACTTGGATTTTCCGACGGCGCTGTCTCCCAGGCAGATGATCTTGACTTTTTCGTCTGCGTCGTATGTCGCCTGGTCAAAGTCAAAGAGGCTCCCCCCATCATCGCCAGCCATCCCTCTCCCTCGGGATGGAGAGACTCCCGCTGGTACCTCGTCACTGATGCGATTAGGGATGTTTTGACTATACTTTTAAATGTACAACTACCGCGCGGAGTTTATCAAATATACCCCATTTACATGCACATGAATTGAAACGTCGAGACGGAATGGCAACGAAAGTCCGATGTCTGACCCTACCCTGCACTTACGACTTTAGCTAGCAATAACGATTAGCCAGCCGGTTTAACTCCAGCCCGTACGACATGATGGGCGGCTTAAGGTTGCCCTAACTTGTACACGCGTTTCTTGCCTTTAAAATTTAAAAGTTCGGTGAATAAAAATGCTAGGATATAAAGTGAATGCTGAATTGATGATATACTAGCCGCTAATCCCCGCAGCTTTTTCCACTGATCGTTTCTGCGAGTTGAATCGGTTCCTACGCAACGCGGGGACGCCACTAGGACCCCTTTTCCGTATCAGAGCTGTTCGGTGTCCTGCCTGAATGTATTGGgtttaaatttttgtttttgatgtaattttattttatatttgagTTGGTGGAGGGAAAGGGGTTTCCCGCAAATTGTATCGcgtgcatatatatattatattatacatacacacacacacaactgcagggactttatatataatgtgtgtgtatatgtatatatatatatgtgtgtgtgtgtatcgtaTGAAGTACACGGACACGTGAGCAGT from Brienomyrus brachyistius isolate T26 chromosome 1, BBRACH_0.4, whole genome shotgun sequence includes:
- the rabl2 gene encoding RAB, member of RAS oncogene family-like 2 isoform X1, translated to MAGDDGGSLFDFDQATYDADEKVKIICLGDSAVGKSKLMERFLMDGYRPQQLSTYALTLYKYSTAIDGKTVLVDFWDTAGQERFQSMHPSYYHKAHACIMVFDVQRKITYKNLTNWYRELREYRPEIPCIVVANKIDADMKVTQRNFNFAKKQGLPLYYVSAADGTNVVKLFKDAIKLAMSYKQNSSDFMDEVLQELENFELEKKESTSDKEDDLLQEMDQQLA
- the rabl2 gene encoding RAB, member of RAS oncogene family-like 2 isoform X2, which translates into the protein MERFLMDGYRPQQLSTYALTLYKYSTAIDGKTVLVDFWDTAGQERFQSMHPSYYHKAHACIMVFDVQRKITYKNLTNWYRELREYRPEIPCIVVANKIDADMKVTQRNFNFAKKQGLPLYYVSAADGTNVVKLFKDAIKLAMSYKQNSSDFMDEVLQELENFELEKKESTSDKEDDLLQEMDQQLA